One window from the genome of Crateriforma spongiae encodes:
- a CDS encoding response regulator, with translation MRRTPISAQADRTESRSASITVIDPSPLSLLALAGVLDAEGWKCVCGRNNDMAVAALDMGPQDLFVFDVGDDAAAVLDTLAAIRSREEYEKVPAVLLAESQWAGLEKQIESLPVTRCLFKPIDPPSLVAVVQQLLWMPGLVEAHRRRGSRPSRPGWVNL, from the coding sequence ATGCGCCGCACCCCCATTTCCGCGCAAGCCGACCGAACCGAATCGCGTTCCGCATCGATCACCGTGATCGACCCCAGCCCACTGTCTCTGTTGGCGTTGGCGGGGGTTTTAGATGCCGAAGGCTGGAAATGCGTGTGCGGCCGCAACAACGACATGGCGGTTGCGGCGCTGGACATGGGGCCGCAAGACCTGTTCGTCTTTGACGTCGGCGATGACGCCGCGGCGGTGTTGGACACGTTGGCCGCGATCCGAAGCCGCGAAGAGTACGAGAAGGTCCCCGCGGTTCTGTTGGCCGAATCTCAATGGGCGGGGCTGGAAAAGCAGATCGAATCGCTGCCGGTCACCCGCTGTTTGTTCAAGCCGATCGATCCGCCTTCGTTGGTGGCGGTGGTCCAGCAATTGTTGTGGATGCCGGGTCTGGTCGAAGCCCATCGTCGTCGCGGTTCTCGCCCATCGCGTCCGGGCTGGGTGAACCTGTAA
- a CDS encoding ATP-binding cassette domain-containing protein, whose amino-acid sequence MLSIESLTKTFELPSGVLTAVDDISFQVHPGEVFGLLGPNGAGKTTTMRMVLGLLEPDAGYAEVDGARTSEDPITVKSRLGFVSASDGVYPWLTVREMLLYFADLYGVAPAGARRRCDELAELMDITSLLDRRAGELSTGQRQRVTLVRGLIHDPPVMLLDEPTRGLDVVGVQTIFHYIQELRSMGKAVVVCTHRLDEAERLCDRFGLLHRGQLEHLGTLDELLQRTGKSNLADIFIDLLESH is encoded by the coding sequence GTGCTATCGATCGAATCGCTGACGAAGACCTTTGAACTACCGTCCGGTGTTTTGACAGCGGTGGACGACATCAGTTTTCAAGTCCACCCGGGCGAAGTTTTCGGGCTGCTGGGCCCCAACGGTGCCGGAAAAACCACCACGATGCGGATGGTGCTGGGGTTGCTGGAACCCGATGCGGGGTACGCGGAAGTCGACGGCGCAAGGACCAGCGAAGACCCGATCACGGTCAAATCACGCTTGGGTTTCGTTTCGGCCAGTGACGGCGTTTACCCCTGGCTGACCGTCCGCGAAATGTTGTTGTACTTCGCCGACTTGTACGGCGTGGCGCCCGCCGGGGCCCGGCGTCGATGTGACGAATTGGCCGAACTGATGGACATCACGTCCCTGCTGGACCGGCGTGCCGGGGAACTCAGCACCGGCCAGCGGCAACGGGTCACTCTGGTCCGGGGGCTGATCCACGATCCGCCGGTGATGTTGTTGGATGAACCGACCCGAGGTCTGGACGTCGTCGGCGTTCAGACGATCTTCCACTACATCCAAGAACTGCGATCGATGGGCAAAGCGGTCGTCGTTTGCACACACCGACTGGACGAAGCGGAACGATTGTGTGACCGTTTCGGGCTGCTGCACCGGGGTCAGTTGGAACATCTGGGAACACTGGACGAATTGCTTCAGCGGACCGGAAAGTCAAATCTGGCCGACATCTTCATCGACCTTCTGGAATCGCACTAA
- a CDS encoding ABC transporter permease subunit/CPBP intramembrane protease, with protein MNASRLFRLCRKELRETLRDRRTIITLVFMPLLVYPLLSMALHRFLLNNSEATETAYKIGVATVDEADLLDIWINSPDAMPPDEILKANGDRVAEFEILLTDISPLAALEARAVDVAAEVTMGGPDQQPAVKVTSYNGDAVGRSARRILVERIQWFKLRMAERFADRFAAGPRYRQPVDVEIAMMGEDKSTSMLGTVVPLVLVLMTITGAVYPAIDLTAGERERGTMEALMASPVPRSAVLMAKYIAVVTVALLTAIANLTAMFTTLWAGGLLPLLTGDDHSIGPVTVLQILTLLVLFSCFFSALLLSLTSFARSFKEAQAYLIPIMLLSLAPAMVSLLPGIELTGPLAIAPLLNIVLLTRDVLAGDMTPVAAGATIASTLAYAAAAIAVAAKLFGSDAVSRTSGQSIGSIFLRPSKARETPTLQVAATVLALLVPIYFVVSNGLIRFLDSAGDSFQMSSRLVLNAVALAVTFGGVPLLVAWFNRLKLVPSFRLRTFPWAAALGAIILGLGAWVFAHEAFVLADAVGIKGLTESKIAQTEKVLEAWKQVSPVLLLATLAMTPAVIEELCFRGFLFSAFAKVMSPAKTIIVTAVLFGAFHVLTGSALLLERFVPSTLLGLILGWVAYRTGSVIPGMLMHFVHNGLLELAARYEDKLTFLGEGFEDQSHLPASWLITGAVLSAIGVALLWWATRRGAVPSEESEIQTARIATDDPEPVASDSEALNQSTNGED; from the coding sequence TTGAACGCCAGCCGTCTGTTTCGACTATGCCGTAAAGAGTTGCGGGAAACCCTGCGCGACCGGCGCACGATCATCACGTTGGTCTTCATGCCGCTGTTGGTCTATCCGCTGCTCAGCATGGCGTTGCACCGTTTTCTGCTGAACAATTCGGAGGCTACCGAGACCGCGTACAAGATCGGCGTGGCAACGGTCGACGAAGCCGACTTGTTGGACATCTGGATCAACAGCCCCGACGCGATGCCGCCGGACGAAATCCTGAAGGCCAACGGGGATCGTGTCGCCGAGTTCGAGATCTTGCTGACCGACATCAGCCCACTGGCCGCGCTGGAAGCCCGCGCCGTCGACGTTGCCGCCGAAGTCACGATGGGTGGCCCTGACCAACAGCCAGCCGTGAAAGTGACCTCGTACAACGGCGACGCGGTCGGACGATCGGCGCGTCGCATCCTGGTCGAACGGATCCAGTGGTTCAAACTGCGAATGGCCGAAAGATTCGCCGATCGTTTTGCCGCCGGGCCTCGGTACCGTCAGCCCGTCGACGTGGAAATCGCCATGATGGGTGAAGACAAATCGACATCCATGCTGGGCACCGTCGTGCCCTTGGTGCTGGTTTTGATGACCATCACGGGAGCGGTCTATCCGGCGATCGACTTGACAGCCGGTGAACGCGAACGTGGGACCATGGAAGCGCTGATGGCGTCACCGGTTCCACGCAGCGCCGTCTTGATGGCCAAGTACATCGCCGTGGTGACGGTCGCGTTATTGACGGCGATCGCCAACTTAACGGCGATGTTCACCACGCTTTGGGCCGGTGGACTGCTGCCACTGTTGACCGGCGACGATCATTCGATCGGTCCCGTCACGGTGTTGCAGATCTTGACGCTGTTGGTGCTGTTCAGTTGCTTCTTTTCGGCCCTGTTGTTGTCACTGACAAGCTTTGCCAGATCGTTCAAGGAGGCTCAGGCCTACCTGATTCCCATCATGCTGTTGTCGCTGGCACCGGCAATGGTCTCGTTGTTACCCGGCATCGAATTGACTGGGCCATTGGCGATCGCACCACTGTTGAACATCGTCCTGCTGACACGTGACGTATTGGCCGGCGACATGACACCGGTCGCCGCCGGCGCGACAATCGCCAGCACGTTGGCTTATGCCGCAGCCGCCATCGCCGTGGCGGCCAAGTTGTTCGGGTCCGACGCGGTGTCACGCACCAGCGGCCAATCGATCGGCAGCATCTTTTTGCGACCGTCCAAGGCTCGCGAAACGCCCACGTTGCAAGTCGCCGCGACCGTTCTGGCGTTATTGGTGCCGATCTATTTCGTGGTCTCCAACGGTCTGATCCGCTTCCTGGACAGCGCCGGCGACTCGTTTCAAATGTCGTCGCGATTGGTGTTGAATGCGGTCGCGTTGGCGGTCACCTTTGGCGGCGTTCCGTTGCTGGTGGCTTGGTTCAACCGGCTGAAGCTGGTCCCGTCGTTCCGATTGCGAACCTTTCCATGGGCCGCCGCACTTGGCGCGATCATTTTGGGCTTGGGCGCCTGGGTGTTTGCCCACGAAGCGTTCGTCTTGGCCGATGCGGTGGGAATCAAGGGATTGACCGAAAGCAAAATTGCGCAAACCGAAAAAGTGCTGGAAGCTTGGAAACAAGTTTCTCCGGTGCTCCTATTGGCAACGCTTGCCATGACACCGGCGGTGATCGAAGAACTGTGCTTTCGCGGGTTCCTGTTTTCGGCTTTTGCCAAAGTCATGTCACCGGCCAAGACGATCATCGTCACCGCCGTTCTGTTCGGTGCTTTTCACGTCTTGACGGGCAGCGCCTTGTTGCTGGAACGTTTTGTTCCCTCCACCTTGCTGGGATTGATTTTGGGATGGGTCGCCTACCGCACCGGCAGCGTCATTCCCGGCATGCTGATGCACTTCGTTCACAACGGGTTGTTGGAACTGGCGGCACGTTATGAAGACAAGCTGACGTTCTTGGGTGAAGGGTTCGAAGATCAATCACACTTGCCGGCGTCATGGTTGATCACCGGTGCAGTATTGTCGGCAATCGGTGTTGCCTTGCTGTGGTGGGCGACAAGACGTGGGGCCGTGCCGAGTGAAGAGTCGGAAATTCAGACCGCCAGGATCGCAACCGACGATCCGGAACCGGTTGCATCAGATTCGGAAGCTCTGAATCAGTCAACGAACGGCGAAGACTGA
- a CDS encoding nitroreductase family protein, translated as MAISETRNPVDLPVLSAIANRWSPYRFADQAVEDEKIRRVLEAARWAASSFNDQPWYFIVARRRDEPEFQTMLECLMEANQAWASRAGVLMLTCIRTTFQYNGKPNRVALHDLGQASGYLALQATEMGLQVHQMAGINLSVVRQKYELPEGVEPQTAIAIGYPDTTAPADDQNQQWADRENGARKRNPLSAQVFTGKFGQSSPFVD; from the coding sequence ATGGCAATATCTGAAACACGGAACCCCGTTGATCTGCCCGTCCTGTCCGCGATTGCCAATCGCTGGAGTCCATATCGGTTTGCGGATCAGGCGGTGGAAGACGAGAAGATTCGGCGTGTGCTGGAAGCCGCACGTTGGGCGGCCAGCAGTTTCAACGATCAACCGTGGTACTTCATCGTCGCTCGACGTCGTGACGAACCTGAATTCCAGACGATGCTGGAATGCTTGATGGAGGCCAACCAAGCCTGGGCCAGTCGTGCCGGCGTGTTGATGCTGACCTGCATCCGGACCACGTTCCAGTACAACGGCAAGCCCAACCGCGTCGCGCTACATGATCTGGGCCAGGCGTCCGGATACCTGGCACTCCAGGCGACCGAGATGGGATTGCAGGTTCACCAGATGGCGGGCATCAATTTGTCGGTGGTCCGCCAGAAATACGAACTGCCCGAGGGCGTCGAACCGCAAACGGCCATCGCGATCGGCTATCCCGACACCACCGCGCCGGCTGATGATCAAAACCAACAGTGGGCCGACCGAGAAAACGGCGCTCGCAAACGCAACCCGCTGTCCGCACAAGTCTTCACTGGCAAATTCGGTCAGTCTTCGCCGTTCGTTGACTGA
- a CDS encoding sulfatase family protein, protein MAALIVTSDRSSAEPPNVVMVLTDDQAPWAFATAVRSGQFPGVPIPSTPHLDRLASDGAVFRNFFCTTPVCSPARATLMTGRYASDLGIADFIPQPGHKLYDPDRAVFLDPDTTTTIAEVFQSHGYRTGLIGKWHLGDWTDSNDRSKHPTAHGFDTFMGLTGGGTKPSDPELEKDGKLRQFKGLTTDILTDHAIEFIGQNVDQPFFLCLSTRAPHGPWLPVAPEDWEPYQDMVPTIPDDPDLDRKAIRKKMKEYLASTSGVDRNLGRLLKVIDDHQLRDNTVVIFTSDHGYNMGHNGIWHKGNGIWATKQKPPGETHHGVRVISPKYRPNLYDLSLRVPAIVRWPGVVKPSTVVDATATHLDWFPTLCSVAGDEASADGLPGRDLSPLLAGKTPDDWDQDFYSEYDMINYARASLRGYRTPRFKLVRDRWNDGCDEFYDLRSDPAENENLIHSDDPEIKSAIEALDAKLMSIERPASQALKMGR, encoded by the coding sequence ATGGCAGCACTAATCGTCACCAGCGACCGATCGTCGGCCGAACCTCCCAACGTCGTGATGGTGCTGACCGATGACCAGGCCCCTTGGGCGTTTGCGACCGCCGTGCGTTCGGGGCAATTTCCCGGTGTTCCGATTCCATCGACGCCCCATCTGGACCGGCTTGCCAGCGACGGTGCAGTGTTTCGCAATTTCTTTTGCACCACCCCGGTCTGCAGTCCCGCACGCGCCACATTGATGACCGGTCGCTACGCAAGCGATTTGGGGATCGCCGACTTCATTCCTCAGCCCGGTCACAAACTGTATGACCCTGACCGTGCGGTTTTCTTGGATCCCGACACGACCACGACGATCGCAGAAGTGTTTCAGTCACACGGTTACCGCACGGGTCTGATCGGCAAGTGGCATCTCGGTGATTGGACCGACAGTAACGATCGTTCAAAGCACCCGACCGCCCATGGTTTCGACACCTTCATGGGGCTGACCGGTGGCGGCACGAAGCCCAGCGATCCGGAACTGGAAAAAGATGGAAAGCTGCGGCAATTCAAAGGTCTGACAACCGACATCCTGACCGATCATGCGATCGAATTCATCGGTCAAAACGTGGACCAGCCATTTTTTTTATGCTTGTCCACTCGCGCACCCCACGGGCCTTGGTTGCCGGTCGCGCCGGAGGACTGGGAACCGTACCAAGATATGGTTCCGACCATTCCGGATGACCCGGATTTGGACAGAAAAGCGATCCGCAAGAAGATGAAAGAATACTTGGCCAGCACGTCGGGCGTGGATCGCAATCTTGGTCGGCTGTTGAAGGTGATCGACGATCATCAGCTACGCGACAACACCGTCGTTATCTTCACGTCGGACCATGGTTACAACATGGGTCACAACGGGATCTGGCACAAAGGCAACGGGATCTGGGCGACCAAGCAGAAGCCGCCGGGCGAAACGCATCATGGTGTGCGTGTGATTTCGCCAAAGTACCGGCCAAACCTTTATGACCTTTCGCTTCGTGTGCCCGCGATCGTCCGCTGGCCGGGCGTCGTCAAGCCTTCGACCGTGGTCGATGCGACCGCGACTCACTTGGATTGGTTTCCAACACTGTGCTCCGTCGCGGGCGATGAAGCGTCCGCCGATGGCTTGCCCGGTCGCGATCTTTCGCCACTGTTGGCCGGCAAAACACCCGACGATTGGGATCAAGATTTCTATTCGGAATACGACATGATCAACTACGCACGGGCGTCCTTGCGTGGTTACCGAACGCCACGGTTCAAGCTTGTCCGCGATCGGTGGAACGATGGGTGTGACGAGTTTTATGATCTTCGTTCCGACCCTGCCGAAAACGAAAACCTCATTCACAGCGACGATCCAGAAATCAAAAGCGCAATCGAAGCACTGGACGCCAAGTTGATGTCGATCGAACGTCCGGCATCGCAAGCACTTAAAATGGGGCGATAG
- a CDS encoding RNA recognition motif domain-containing protein: MNIYVGNLSFDATENDLESAFGEFGDVASINIIKDRDTGRSRGFAFVEMRDGGAGQEAIAGLNDQQIAGRAVTVNEARPRENRNGGGGRGRW; the protein is encoded by the coding sequence ATGAACATTTACGTTGGCAACCTTAGCTTTGACGCGACTGAAAACGACCTGGAAAGCGCCTTCGGCGAATTCGGCGACGTCGCTTCGATCAACATCATCAAAGACCGTGACACCGGACGTTCGCGCGGATTCGCCTTTGTCGAAATGCGTGACGGCGGTGCGGGCCAAGAAGCCATCGCCGGCCTGAACGATCAACAAATCGCGGGCCGCGCCGTGACCGTCAACGAAGCACGCCCGCGGGAAAACCGCAACGGTGGTGGCGGACGCGGTCGCTGGTAA
- a CDS encoding DEAD/DEAH box helicase, whose translation MNKFDSIQLAPPIQKALKSLGYKTPTPVQAQAIPPAVAGQDVLGCAQTGTGKTAAFALPILDYLENDRPEIIPNQPTTLVLAPTRELAIQIGDSFRDYAKHLRIRLAVIHGGVNQVPQVKQVRRGVDVLVATPGRLLDLMNQGHIDLSGVEIFVLDEADRMLDMGFLPALKKIIADLPKDRQSLFFSATMPPKIQALAGELLFNPVSIDVTPKTKSVDLIRQSIRYVRREEKLDCLHRRLTEPNMDRAIVFTRTKHGANALVRKLDRQGVVSAAIHGNKSQSARQRALDAFRDKKISVLVATDVAARGIDIAGVSHVINFDMPVEAESYVHRIGRTGRAGCDGIAISFCTADELDELRSIEKLIGRKIDIENPDAKFRHDGASADSRKPTRSNRSGGRAPQNRRRNRGGSTSGRKRQSRTAAMAR comes from the coding sequence ATGAATAAATTCGATTCGATCCAACTCGCGCCGCCGATCCAAAAAGCACTGAAATCGCTTGGCTACAAAACGCCCACTCCGGTGCAAGCCCAAGCAATTCCTCCCGCAGTCGCCGGCCAGGACGTCTTGGGGTGCGCACAAACCGGAACCGGAAAGACGGCCGCGTTCGCGCTGCCAATCCTGGACTATCTGGAAAACGACCGACCCGAAATCATCCCGAACCAGCCGACGACGCTGGTGTTGGCCCCGACGCGTGAATTGGCGATCCAGATCGGCGACAGCTTTCGTGACTACGCCAAGCACCTGAGAATCCGACTTGCCGTGATCCACGGGGGCGTCAATCAGGTTCCCCAAGTCAAACAAGTGCGACGAGGGGTGGATGTTTTGGTCGCCACGCCAGGCCGCTTGCTGGACTTGATGAACCAGGGCCACATCGATCTCAGCGGTGTTGAAATCTTCGTGTTGGATGAAGCCGACCGAATGCTGGATATGGGATTCTTGCCGGCCCTGAAAAAGATCATTGCGGACCTGCCCAAGGACCGCCAATCGCTGTTTTTCTCCGCGACCATGCCGCCCAAGATTCAAGCTCTTGCAGGCGAATTGCTGTTCAACCCGGTGTCCATCGACGTCACGCCCAAGACCAAAAGTGTCGATCTGATCCGCCAGTCGATCCGTTACGTCCGGCGCGAAGAAAAACTGGATTGTCTTCACCGACGGCTGACCGAACCCAACATGGATCGCGCTATCGTGTTCACGCGAACCAAACATGGTGCCAACGCATTGGTGCGAAAGCTCGATCGCCAAGGTGTCGTTTCCGCTGCGATTCACGGCAACAAATCACAATCCGCCCGACAGCGTGCGTTGGACGCGTTTCGCGACAAGAAGATTTCCGTCTTGGTGGCCACCGACGTCGCCGCCCGCGGGATCGACATCGCGGGTGTATCCCACGTCATTAACTTTGACATGCCGGTCGAAGCCGAAAGCTACGTCCACCGGATCGGCCGAACGGGACGCGCCGGATGCGATGGCATCGCGATTTCCTTTTGCACGGCGGACGAACTCGATGAACTTCGGTCGATCGAAAAATTGATCGGCCGGAAAATTGACATCGAAAATCCTGATGCGAAGTTCCGCCATGACGGCGCCTCGGCGGACTCACGCAAACCGACTCGATCCAACCGATCCGGCGGGCGTGCCCCACAGAACCGTCGTCGCAATCGCGGTGGCAGCACTAGCGGACGCAAACGTCAATCACGCACCGCAGCGATGGCCCGCTAA
- a CDS encoding SGNH/GDSL hydrolase family protein has translation MVTGSVIVAAMIAMVEFRLRRPVGDGPAGPKVSDAPFDGVWTDRTVQLVGIGDSVTRGLGARTTAHSYFQRLIKNPPDEWSDMRGKCLSAVLPNLQTTNLAVSGSTSPMHLDVIENDLPSYPDDVFGLVVMTTGGNDLIHSYGRLPPREAAMFGATLQQALPWIDRFEARLNQMLQRTIDRFPGGCEIYLADIYDPTDGVGDGASVFLPAWPDGLEIHSRYNEVIRRAADRNASVHLVPLHETFLGHGSHCRQFWRSTYDASDPHYWFWDNIEDPNTRGYDAIRRVFLNEIVRNTSLRMESNAQSLVSEG, from the coding sequence ATGGTCACCGGAAGTGTGATTGTCGCGGCCATGATCGCGATGGTCGAGTTTCGGTTGCGACGACCGGTCGGCGATGGTCCAGCCGGTCCTAAAGTTTCTGATGCTCCTTTTGATGGCGTGTGGACCGATAGAACGGTTCAGCTTGTCGGAATCGGTGACAGTGTCACGCGTGGCTTGGGCGCGCGGACGACGGCACACAGCTATTTTCAGCGGCTGATCAAAAATCCGCCGGACGAGTGGTCGGATATGCGTGGCAAATGCCTTTCGGCGGTGTTGCCCAATTTGCAAACGACGAACTTGGCCGTCTCGGGCAGCACGTCTCCGATGCATCTGGATGTTATCGAGAATGACTTGCCGTCCTATCCCGACGATGTCTTCGGCTTGGTGGTGATGACCACCGGAGGCAACGACTTGATTCACAGCTATGGTCGCTTGCCGCCAAGGGAAGCCGCCATGTTTGGCGCCACATTGCAGCAGGCGTTGCCATGGATCGACCGCTTCGAAGCACGTTTGAACCAAATGCTTCAGCGGACGATCGATCGCTTTCCCGGCGGATGCGAGATCTACCTGGCCGACATCTATGATCCGACCGACGGCGTGGGCGACGGCGCCAGCGTCTTTCTACCCGCATGGCCAGACGGGCTGGAAATTCATTCGCGGTACAACGAAGTCATCCGCCGCGCGGCGGATCGTAATGCGTCCGTGCATCTGGTTCCGCTGCACGAAACCTTCTTGGGGCACGGTTCGCATTGTCGCCAATTTTGGAGATCGACCTATGACGCCTCCGATCCACACTATTGGTTTTGGGATAACATCGAAGACCCCAACACACGCGGCTATGACGCGATACGAAGGGTGTTCTTGAATGAAATCGTGCGTAACACCAGCCTGCGAATGGAATCGAACGCTCAATCGTTGGTCAGCGAAGGCTAA
- a CDS encoding glycoside hydrolase family 16 protein yields the protein MNPHIPMELPPIMRCLTALLLLTLAATDASAEPWKLVWSDEFDVDGLPDESKWGYEVGFIRNEEAQYYTEARPENARVKDGVLIIEGRKEKYANPDYEPNSRSWQKSRSHAQYTAASVVTRHKANWTYGRIEVRAKLPQGTGVWPAIWMLGSNRSELGWPRCGEIDIMEFVGKEPQHVHGNAHFSVDGQHRSDHGKLATTEPYADFHVYAIEWDEDHIHFFFDDTQYHTFRIDKAGEGADNPFRKPQYLLINLALGGTWGGKIDDSIFPQQYLIDYVRVYQRKP from the coding sequence ATGAATCCACACATCCCCATGGAGCTTCCTCCGATCATGCGATGTCTGACCGCCCTGTTGCTGTTGACCTTGGCCGCCACCGATGCCTCCGCCGAACCTTGGAAACTTGTCTGGTCCGATGAATTTGACGTGGACGGGTTACCCGACGAATCGAAATGGGGATACGAAGTCGGATTCATCCGCAATGAGGAAGCACAGTACTACACCGAAGCGCGCCCGGAAAACGCTCGCGTGAAGGACGGAGTTTTGATCATTGAAGGGCGAAAAGAAAAGTACGCCAACCCCGACTATGAACCCAATTCCAGAAGTTGGCAAAAGAGTCGATCGCATGCCCAGTACACCGCGGCCAGCGTGGTGACGCGACACAAAGCGAATTGGACCTACGGCCGTATCGAAGTCCGCGCCAAACTTCCTCAAGGCACCGGCGTGTGGCCGGCGATTTGGATGCTGGGAAGCAACCGTTCCGAACTCGGTTGGCCTCGCTGTGGGGAAATCGACATCATGGAATTTGTGGGCAAAGAACCCCAGCATGTCCACGGCAACGCTCATTTCTCAGTCGACGGGCAACATCGCTCGGACCATGGCAAATTGGCAACAACCGAACCGTACGCCGATTTTCATGTTTACGCGATCGAGTGGGACGAGGACCACATCCACTTTTTCTTCGACGACACCCAGTATCACACCTTCAGAATCGATAAGGCAGGCGAGGGTGCGGACAATCCGTTCCGTAAGCCTCAATACTTGCTAATCAACCTAGCCTTAGGCGGCACCTGGGGCGGCAAGATCGACGACAGCATCTTTCCCCAGCAGTACCTGATCGACTATGTCCGCGTCTATCAACGCAAGCCATAA
- a CDS encoding nucleoside hydrolase, with amino-acid sequence MRILRRLWMVLFLVASALLLRVTLQAAEPVSVIFDTDMAGDCDDAGALAVLNALADRGEAEILAVVTNRKDPAGFSGAACDVINTFYGRPDVPIGTDKDGARAKWKGGSSYTPVLAKEFPHDSPVDAELSDAIDVYRKTLASADDQSVVICSVGALSNLQDLLESSADNHSPLSGAELISKKVRQTVIMGGAFPRSAKPETNVRLDPPASVAVVNDWPGPILWQGFEVGAALHCGAGLKRALSNNPVRRAFEVRPYLGNFAIDHGKPAHDQAAVLIAVRGPEPSLWKVSGKGRVVVDSDGHSEWHADASHQHQYVSIKGRSDRLIQMIEELMLK; translated from the coding sequence ATGCGGATCCTTCGGCGTCTTTGGATGGTTTTGTTTTTGGTCGCGTCCGCCTTGTTGCTCAGGGTGACGCTGCAGGCGGCTGAACCCGTTTCCGTCATTTTCGATACCGACATGGCCGGCGACTGTGACGATGCGGGCGCGCTGGCGGTCCTGAATGCCTTGGCCGATCGAGGCGAAGCGGAAATCTTGGCCGTGGTGACCAACCGGAAAGATCCGGCGGGATTTTCCGGTGCCGCCTGCGATGTCATCAACACTTTCTATGGCCGCCCCGACGTTCCAATCGGGACCGACAAAGACGGTGCCAGAGCGAAGTGGAAGGGGGGAAGTTCTTACACGCCTGTCTTGGCGAAAGAGTTCCCACACGATAGCCCCGTCGACGCGGAACTTTCCGACGCGATCGACGTTTACCGAAAAACGCTTGCATCGGCAGACGACCAGTCGGTGGTCATTTGCAGTGTTGGTGCCCTAAGCAATTTGCAAGACCTTTTGGAATCGTCAGCGGACAACCACAGCCCGCTCTCCGGGGCCGAGTTGATCAGCAAAAAGGTTCGGCAAACGGTCATCATGGGTGGTGCGTTTCCCCGGTCGGCCAAGCCGGAAACCAATGTTCGACTGGATCCGCCCGCCTCGGTGGCCGTCGTCAACGATTGGCCGGGGCCGATTCTATGGCAGGGTTTCGAAGTGGGCGCGGCTTTGCATTGCGGTGCAGGTTTGAAACGGGCCCTATCCAACAATCCGGTCCGACGAGCATTCGAAGTGCGTCCGTACTTGGGCAACTTCGCCATCGATCACGGAAAGCCCGCGCATGACCAAGCCGCCGTGTTGATCGCGGTGCGTGGTCCTGAACCATCGCTATGGAAAGTCAGCGGCAAGGGAAGAGTCGTGGTTGATTCCGATGGGCACAGTGAATGGCACGCGGATGCCAGTCATCAGCATCAATATGTGTCGATCAAAGGACGTTCGGATCGTCTGATTCAAATGATCGAAGAATTGATGCTTAAATGA